AGTAAACCTTGGTACTGACAGATAGCATTCTTGGGCTGGAAGATCTCTTTGTAATCCTCTGGGTTCTGGATCTCTGCCTTTGATTCCTTCTCATCTCTGTCATCTTCACTGCTAGGACTGCGCCTCTCACTCTCAGAGTTGTGCTTCACTCTGCTGTGGAAAAAGAGATGCTGTCAGGGCAAGTCATAGGGACTTTGTCAGAGAAAGCAAGAGCACTAAGCTCCTTGTACACTTCCTTAAAATCCTGAAATTCAACATGCCAGCAGATTCCCTTACCTTTGTGGCTTGCTGCAGCTAGTTGAGGGCCTGTCATAGATGCGGCGAAGGGAGGACCCCGTGGGGGTAGGTGGCACAAGAGGCTCATCATCCCTGATCAGCCCATGAGGAATAGAATCTGACTTGGTGACTCTGCCAAGATCCACAACGAAGGAAGAGACTGTGCTTTGTGCAAAGGAAACTCCTATCTGCAGAGGCAAAAGATTAAGGTAATTCATCAGGGAGCGGGGTACATGCCAGCCTTTTTGAGAACAGGCACGATGGAGTGACCCTGAGCAACCACGCTTGAGAATTTCTCCGTTCAGTCCTTTGGCTGTTTCAATTTGAAGCTGCCAATGTTTTATGAAAGGCTACAACAACGCTTTTTTCAAGCATAGCTTCTAAATACTAGTCAAACCAACCCCCAAGAACTGGGGGCTTTCCTCCAGAAGCCAAAGAGAGACAAAGTGGAGCATGAGGCTgctaaaagcaaaagcacatcATCTTTATCTAAATGCTGGGCACATAGCAAGCCCTGGCCACTTACAGTCTGATATAAGCTTAAAGGTCAGAAGGCCTGCAAGAAGGCAGGAGgattttctcttgtgttttgcAGCCACCTCCCCCACTCCTCAGGAGCAGTGGCTTACCAGCTGGTTGTTACAGATACACAAGTCGGCTACTTTTCCCCAGTTCACCAACACCACATCAAAACAGCGCTCAGGCTCCCAGCCGTACACACGCAGCGAATCCTGGAAGCCACTATACAAGCAGCAGCCATCTGGGTTGAAGAGCATGCACCTGGGAGGAAGGCATGTGGAGAATCAGGCACAGCTCTTCCAAACTTGCTTAGTCCCACGAGGACCCCAGGGCTGTAACTGGCTTCGCTGACAACCTCCAGACCCCTTTCTAACAATGAACCTACCCATCTAGTGCTCACCTGTGCAACATCTCCAACAGCCCAAACTTCTCCCCAGTAAAGTCTCTCCTTCAGGAAatcctcccctcacccccactTTAGTCTCTGCCTAGTAGTATACTGCAACAGGAATTTAATATACCTGACAGGAGTAGCCTCCTCTTCAATACAGCTCACAACTTGAAACTTCTCCAAGTCCCAGAACCTAACAGTCCTGTACacacacaagaagaaaaataatttctcaccCCTCTAGAAATCTGATGTAGGATCCAGAATTGAAGTAGTATGCTAATAGCTAGAATGACTTTCACTGTTGTGCACATATGAGCCAACACAGGAGGCTAGTCTAGCTAAAGATCCATGAATCCAGCCACAGATGCTTAGAAACTCTGGATACAGGCAGGTATTTAGCTCTGAGTCAGATCTAAGAGGTCACCCTGCTAGCTGAGCAGGGCTGCTTGCTATTCAGATAAAATGTCAGCTGAATTAGCGATTAGTGGATTATCTTGAGACTATTGGATTGTTTTCTAGTGTGGTAGAAGGTGTCGTCAATTTTGGATGAGAAGGCAAGCTCTCAATGTTCTGCCCATCACAGATGTAACGTGCTGCTGCCTGGATGTCAGGCTCTTGCAATGGCAGGTTTGAGTTGTGTGACATTCCTATTTTCCATGTTCCCAAAAGGAAGGGCATCAGGAAACTGCCATATACaattcccttcttcctccctccccgTATGTACCTGTCAGAGCTGCCAGAAGCCAAAAGGTATTCATTGGGATGGAATTCAACAACATTTACTGGGCCGGTATGTCCTGTAAACTCGAACATCATCTTCCCAGCAGCCAGATCCCAcagctggaagaaggaaaatacagagacTCTTGAAAAGATTTAACAGTAGAGAATTCCAATACACTTTGGATTTTCTTGTACTGGCAGCCTCCTAACATTTCTCGCCCTCCAAGAACAGACTCAAGTTtgtcaaagaaagcaaagatcaGGGAAGGAGTAGCATCCCAGTTATTtaaggctgcatttttttttttatttttcttcttttatctttgcTATTCTTTATAAATTTTCCACTTAATTTGCCCCCTAGAAGTTTCTGGTTTATATTTAGAGACTGGAATAAAATACAGCACTTCCACCCATCCCCACAGATTGCATctcaaaagcaaatgaacaaaaatcaaaaaactCCAAATCCCTTAGCAATTAATACTTCCTGTGCTCTagtcttcactgaaaaatcCAGTGAAATGATTGACCAGTTTATTTCACGTGAAGCTGAAGAATCAGTCCTTCACCTACATTCCTCCACACCACATCTGAAACAACTGAAGTCACTGTTTCAATCGATACTTTTCTGAATTCCTTCTCTTGCCGTCCTGACAGCAATTTTCAGACTGATAATCATAAGCAATATGTATGATAATGCACTCCTACTGAATTAACTTGGGCAGAACCAAAAATGGGTATGGCAAAGCAACATGCTGTGGGCAACTCATTCGGTAGCACTTACTGAAATGACTGAGGTTAATGTTCACGTATCACAACTCTAACATCTAACAAAACTTGAACTTTTATGTGCATAGAGCCAACATGTCTGTTGGATAAGTGCATTTCAACACATCCAGCTCTTTTCTTGAGGTTGTGGGCCACTGGACATGACCAGACTCATCAACAGACTGGTCCCTGCAAAGCCACAGGGCTCAGCCAGCTGCCTAATGAACTAAAGGTGTTTGTGAGTGAGTGCTGGTAATGCCTGGTACAAAGATGATCCCAGCATTTGGCACATAAGGAAGGTGTCACAATAAATTACCTTTACAGTGTGATCATCAGCAGCAGAGGCTAACCATTTCCCATCAGGACTAAAGCGGAGACACCGAACTGCTTCTGTGTGACcctgaaatgagaaaaacaaatggtaGTTTATAGTAgtttctccccaccccctctAAAGGGAATTCTGGCTTTTGTCTTTCAATCCTATATAATAAGATCAAATCAAATTAAGTAACTGTTTCACAGAGTCCACAGCTGACAGAACACTAAACACTACACTCAAAAGCTACACCCATCCACACTAAATGCATGTCATCTCTCTCATCTAGACATCTCTAGCATCAGTTTAAGTGTGGTAAATACAGATCTGgcttaattaataaaaataaattttaaattacacaGATTTATGGGTGGTCATATAGAAATGCTGTGTCACAAAGTTGgtttctaaatgaaattaatattcagCAAGCTCCTTGGGTAGAAAAAGGCCCCAAGAATAGAACCATCTCAGAGCAGTGGGGACTTGCATCGTAGCATCAGTCACAATATAAAGAATCAGTCACGGATGCTCTCTGTTCTCCACTGAAGCCAACCAGACTATAGTACACAGTAACTCCTACAATATCCATTTCATATTCCCACACAGTTCACAGACGCCTGCAGAGGTTTGCCGGGCCACTTCACAAATCGTGCAGATCTTATTTTCATACTGGAAAACtaggaagttatttttatttgtacataATCACTTTCAGGTTTGCTCACAAGTCCCCAACAGAAATCTATCTCCCCTCTTCATCTGAAAACTAACAAAGCATTTTACCTTGTACCTGAGGacacagccttttcttcttACATCCCAGAGctacagggaagaaaagcaaacaaaagataTGATTACAGCAGTATGTGGGGAGCCGAAGAGTCGCACCAGAACAAGAGCTCTCCTTGTCACCAAGCTGACAGAAACCGCAGAATGAAAACACTGGAGGGGCTGGTGAACCCGTTTGCTTCAGGGGTATTTCCTAACCTGACTGCCCAAGCAAGAATCACTTCTGTAAGGTGTTTCTTACTACAGAAGCTCAGTTCCTACAGTCAAATACCAGCCTGATGAAGCAGATGCAGTCCACAGCAATCAGGACATCTGTGTTTGCTGACACCAGGTCTCAGCTGGCATCTTACTTGGAGCCACATTCCACAACAGAGGAGTCACACTCATGAGCTACCACTGTGAAAATACATGCACAGATTTCACAAGCACTCGTAAATACACCTGCCCACACACATGGAAATGACGACGTACAGGATCTACCAACAGCTTGGCACAAAACACATTCTGGcactcttcaaaacaaaaatactgcaagtaAAGAGAGCAATCTCTAGGGGAAGCTGCGTTTTACCTTAATGTTTGTGTCCAAAGAGCCAGACGCCACAAAGCTTCCAAAAGGATGGAAATCAAGGCTGCAGATATTTGCTTTGTGACCAAGTAAGGTACGAAGAACTgggaaaaggagcagcagagcagggagaaggaatAGGAACAATATTTAGTAGTTCACTTCCCCCAATGCAGCACAAAAGTTTAGCCATACTACCCTCACCATTAAGCACATGCTAATACAACGGACATTAGGTATGCTACATACTGTTTATTCATCTGTATACATTATTTTACGGAATTGTTTCTGACTTTACCCTTGCAATGCAAAGGAACAGCAGTACAGAGCCCATGTTCAACAAATCTAATGGAAGTCCTGTCCTGAGGTATATATGATTAAAACTCCAAAGCTctccattttgaaaataaaactgaaaagccaTACTTCTGTCAGACAGTGTCTCCTTCCACTCTTTACAAAGGGAGcaaaaggggcagggggaaccTACAAGGACTGTGTTAGCCAGGAAGTGAAAGGAACATTTGATTGCCTGCATCGTTCACCTTGCAGCTATTAGGCAGTCCCTCTCCCTGGACTCTGCACCCCCACCCAGGCACAATCAAAACTTCTGCTTCTTAGGTTCCAATATTCACCCTGTACTCCTTCAACTGCCCCTCTCAAGAAGCATCCCAAAGACCAGGAAAGGACGCTTAGGAAGCATGAGACAAAGAAATGACCACAGCGTTTCAGCAAGACATCAACCAAGTAACGCCCCTTGTAGCTCTGGAAACCAGAAAGGACCAGCAGAACTGGTATACTGTATCTCCAAAAGTAGAGACAAATGCAGAACTCAACTCCGAGGGAGAAAAATTGCTCATACAGCAACAAGGGCAATCTCTCTCCATCATCTGGAACAGTCTGATGATTCCCCTGGCAGAAATTAGCTCTTGAGCCAGACCTGGAGCGGTCATTTGCATAGACGCTGGTTCACAGGTCTCCTCATAAATTCAGCCAGATCAGTTACCCTCCACTGGTAGAGCCAAACTATTTTATAACTGAAGACATTCTAACTGAACAACAAaagtgctttttattattta
This genomic window from Falco rusticolus isolate bFalRus1 chromosome 15, bFalRus1.pri, whole genome shotgun sequence contains:
- the KATNB1 gene encoding katanin p80 WD40 repeat-containing subunit B1 isoform X3; the encoded protein is MRSSLSQGPSQGPFEFGTWKLPKVRFFLRTLLGHKANICSLDFHPFGSFVASGSLDTNIKLWDVRRKGCVLRYKGHTEAVRCLRFSPDGKWLASAADDHTVKLWDLAAGKMMFEFTGHTGPVNVVEFHPNEYLLASGSSDRTVRFWDLEKFQVVSCIEEEATPVRCMLFNPDGCCLYSGFQDSLRVYGWEPERCFDVVLVNWGKVADLCICNNQLIGVSFAQSTVSSFVVDLGRVTKSDSIPHGLIRDDEPLVPPTPTGSSLRRIYDRPSTSCSKPQSRVKHNSESERRSPSSEDDRDEKESKAEIQNPEDYKEIFQPKNAICRTPPRSSEPFPAPPEDEPVTAKEAVKPSQAADVQTLLPKQELPDPVQRPPIASSTPLTKTEPSVIPATRNEPIGLKASDFLPAVKNQSQTELVDEEAMSQIRKGHETMCMVLTSRHKNLDTVRAVWSTSDIKNSVDSAVAINDLSVVVDLLNIVNQKASLWKLDLCTIILPQIEKLLQSKYESYVQTGCTSLKLILQRFLPLITDILTAPPSVGVDITREERLHKCKLCYKQLKNISNIVKSKSGLSGRHGSAFRELHLLMAVLE